One Mercenaria mercenaria strain notata chromosome 12, MADL_Memer_1, whole genome shotgun sequence DNA segment encodes these proteins:
- the LOC123534914 gene encoding rRNA methyltransferase 3, mitochondrial-like isoform X2 encodes MRARAAKDREEHREIVLEGKNLIHDALLAGAKLKVLYFTRLETVEELPAESLEGAQIYKVQYKHLKLWSDVETPQGLLGIFEMPPVNEALRPAANPIPLTVICDSVRDGGNLGTLIRTAAAVGCHRIIAMKGCVDIWNGKVLRSAAGSHYRVPILSNITWPQVPALLPPGDSIKVFLADSKQVTEEERESGPLEAETLAAVEQIEKFHDKESDIEDETSDIENSAEFDEDNDAGNEVISEQEINEMLTKEVEKDLSYKNFKVLSAYRKAPLGNDLYDMVDYTDKHAVLVISGETSGVSLPARKLAYDHYGGCVTIPMTGEVESLNCAVAGSIIMYEVAKQYRNSRIQTDKEEE; translated from the exons ATGAGAGCAAGAGCGGCCAAAGATCGTGAGGAGCACAGGGAGATTGTTTTAGAGGGAAAAAACCTGATTCATGATGCATTGTTAGCTGGAGCAAAACTGAAGGTATTGTACTTCACACGACTGGAGACAGTGGAGGAGTTACCTGCTGAGTCGCTAGAAGGTGCACAGATATACAAGGTCCAGTACAAACATCTAAAATTGTGGTCAGATGTGGAGACACCACAAGGTCTTTTAG GGATATTTGAGATGCCACCTGTCAATGAAGCTCTAAGACCAGCAGCGAATCCCATACCTCTGACTGTGATCTGTGATTCCGTTCGAGATGGTGGTAACCTTGGCACATTGATACGTACCGCAGCTGCTGTGGGTTGTCACAGGATTATTGCAATGAAAG GATGTGTTGACATATGGAATGGTAAGGTATTGAGATCTGCAGCAGGAAGTCATTACAGGGTACCAATCCTCAGCAACATAACCTGGCCCCAGGTACCAGCTCTGTTACCCCCAGGAGACAGTATCAAAGTGTTCCTTGCTGATAGTAAACAGGTAACAGAGGAAGAGAGAGAGTCTGGACCACTGGAGGCAGAAACACTAGCAGCTGTTGAACAGATTGAAAAGTTTCATGATAAAGAGAGTGACATTGAAGATGAAACATCGGATATAGAAAACTCAGCAGAATTTGATGAGGACAATGATGCTGGAAATGAAGTTATTAGTGaacaagaaataaatgaaatgctGACAAAAGAAGTTGAAAAAGATTTAtcttacaaaaatttcaaagttctcAGTGCTTACAGGAAGGCACCATTAGGCAATGATTTATATGATATGGTTGATTATACTGACAAACATGCAGTGTTAGTGATCAGTGGGGAGACTTCAGGTGTGTCGCTACCTGCAAGGAAGTTGGCGTACGATCATTATGGGGGATGTGTCACTATACCTATGACAGGTGAAGTAGAAAGTCTGAACTGTGCTGTAGCAGGAAGTATCATCATGTATGAGGTTGCTAAGCAATACAGGAATAGCAGGATTCAAACAGATAAAGAAGAAGAATAG
- the LOC123534914 gene encoding rRNA methyltransferase 3, mitochondrial-like isoform X1 produces the protein MVSPKMAAPMKTCLLNLRKCCFSWTATRYYSRRMKRSVQEVMSPEEDVQKLKNTVADPRKNPYLPFDPRDPVQKSLIFAATRSKENVSSYRNKENVSDNRNKDNKKREPQHVSDRSNSKSLSSSPKPSKVRKNEKFQNTVNFEKLEETDRRFGRHIMRARAAKDREEHREIVLEGKNLIHDALLAGAKLKVLYFTRLETVEELPAESLEGAQIYKVQYKHLKLWSDVETPQGLLGIFEMPPVNEALRPAANPIPLTVICDSVRDGGNLGTLIRTAAAVGCHRIIAMKGCVDIWNGKVLRSAAGSHYRVPILSNITWPQVPALLPPGDSIKVFLADSKQVTEEERESGPLEAETLAAVEQIEKFHDKESDIEDETSDIENSAEFDEDNDAGNEVISEQEINEMLTKEVEKDLSYKNFKVLSAYRKAPLGNDLYDMVDYTDKHAVLVISGETSGVSLPARKLAYDHYGGCVTIPMTGEVESLNCAVAGSIIMYEVAKQYRNSRIQTDKEEE, from the exons ATGGTATCACCCAAAATGGCTGCGCCCATGAAAACATGTttgttaaatttgcgaaaatgcTGTTTTTCTTGGACTGCGACACGATATTATTCTAGGAGAATGAAGCGCAGTGTACAGGAAGTTATGTCACCTGAAGAAGATGTCCAGAAACTGAAAAACACTGTGGCAGATCCAAGGAAAAATCCTTATCTACCATTTGATCCGAGGGATCCAGTacaaaaaagtttgatttttgcTGCAACACGTTCTAAAGAAAATGTTTCCAGTTAcagaaacaaagaaaatgtttCCGATAACAGAAACAAGGATAACAAGAAAAGAGAACCTCAACACGTTTCTGACAGAAGTAATAGCAAATCACTTTCTAGTTCACCAAAGCCGTCCAAAGTTCGAAAAAATgagaaatttcaaaatacagttaatTTTGAGAAACTGGAAGAAACTGATAGAAGATTCgg ACGGCATATAATGAGAGCAAGAGCGGCCAAAGATCGTGAGGAGCACAGGGAGATTGTTTTAGAGGGAAAAAACCTGATTCATGATGCATTGTTAGCTGGAGCAAAACTGAAGGTATTGTACTTCACACGACTGGAGACAGTGGAGGAGTTACCTGCTGAGTCGCTAGAAGGTGCACAGATATACAAGGTCCAGTACAAACATCTAAAATTGTGGTCAGATGTGGAGACACCACAAGGTCTTTTAG GGATATTTGAGATGCCACCTGTCAATGAAGCTCTAAGACCAGCAGCGAATCCCATACCTCTGACTGTGATCTGTGATTCCGTTCGAGATGGTGGTAACCTTGGCACATTGATACGTACCGCAGCTGCTGTGGGTTGTCACAGGATTATTGCAATGAAAG GATGTGTTGACATATGGAATGGTAAGGTATTGAGATCTGCAGCAGGAAGTCATTACAGGGTACCAATCCTCAGCAACATAACCTGGCCCCAGGTACCAGCTCTGTTACCCCCAGGAGACAGTATCAAAGTGTTCCTTGCTGATAGTAAACAGGTAACAGAGGAAGAGAGAGAGTCTGGACCACTGGAGGCAGAAACACTAGCAGCTGTTGAACAGATTGAAAAGTTTCATGATAAAGAGAGTGACATTGAAGATGAAACATCGGATATAGAAAACTCAGCAGAATTTGATGAGGACAATGATGCTGGAAATGAAGTTATTAGTGaacaagaaataaatgaaatgctGACAAAAGAAGTTGAAAAAGATTTAtcttacaaaaatttcaaagttctcAGTGCTTACAGGAAGGCACCATTAGGCAATGATTTATATGATATGGTTGATTATACTGACAAACATGCAGTGTTAGTGATCAGTGGGGAGACTTCAGGTGTGTCGCTACCTGCAAGGAAGTTGGCGTACGATCATTATGGGGGATGTGTCACTATACCTATGACAGGTGAAGTAGAAAGTCTGAACTGTGCTGTAGCAGGAAGTATCATCATGTATGAGGTTGCTAAGCAATACAGGAATAGCAGGATTCAAACAGATAAAGAAGAAGAATAG
- the LOC123534522 gene encoding axoneme-associated protein mst101(2)-like, with amino-acid sequence MAEKAPPRVRFIGVKPVADVSEDDMNNFTPQKGNSQNAVEKKVSRGQNKSKFFPVPPAVLSAHDAQFAVIDKSFHEVEIKFASPVKDAKEVKVHGTEEGKNEDMEANDDSNEFRKEKPKKKKLKKNSVLPLGVTQMDKEKFEDFTKDVDAGEPDCRNDKRKKTKKGNGKTKKKKKKGKKEPVVEPQNTSTANKKPEQKVEVIEATKKINSDKDKPADDKNKARKLPCCFGFISTWIAKRKQKRRDKKRKAIANRSGLPNLVQYEHKKARGGEAFVIEVDSKPVIKKPLLPPIKQTDGPIRRGADNRLQTAEKRRAEELAKRKAAAETYERKRKKCKARKSELDIDFRNKVDLNIRFKQADAERNRNNLSRRTTTATRPVTSIQSSSCESVNIEGDPCAFIDDDNDPDAWRVDDVDIFSY; translated from the exons ATGGCTGAAAAAGCCCCGCCAAGGGTAAGATTTATAGGAGTGAAACCAGTTGCCGACGTTTCCGAAGACGACATGAATAATTTTACTCCACAAAAAGGTAACAGCCAAAACGCAGTGGAAAAGAAAGTCAGCAGAGGTCAgaataaatctaaattttttCCAGTTCCACCAGCTGTACTGTCAGCACACGATGCGCAGTTTGCTGTAATTGATAAGTCATTCCATGAGGTAGAAATAAAATTTGCAAGCCCGGTCAAGGATGCAAAAGAAGTAAAGGTCCACGGCACTGAGGAAGGAAAAAATGAAGATATGGAAGCAAATGATGATTCTAATGAATTTAGAAAGGAAAAACCgaagaaaaagaaactgaaaaagaattCCGTTTTACCTTTGGGTGTTACACAAATGGATAAAGAGAAATTTGAAGATTTCACTAAAGATGTGGATGCTGGAGAACCGGACTGCAGAAATGACAAGAGGAAGAAAACGAAGAAGGGAAATGGCAAGACAAAAAAGAAGAAG aaaaaaggaaagaaggaaCCAGTCGTGGAACCGCAGAACACTTCAACTGCAAACAAGAAACCAGAGCAGAAAGTAGAGGTGATTGAAGCCACAAAGAAGATAAACAGTGACAAAGACAAGCCCGCAGACGACAAGAATAAAGCCAGAAAACTGCCCTGTTGCTTTGGTTTCATTTCCACCTGGATTGCCAAGAGGAAACAGAAAAGACGAGACAAGAAAAGAAAAGCGATTGCCAACAGATCCGGCCTGCCAAATCTCG TGCAATATGAACACAAGAAGGCAAGGGGAGGTGAAGCTTTTGTCATAGAGGTTGATAGTAAACCTGTCATAAAGAAGCCGCTCCTTCCACCAATAAAACAAACAGACGGACCT ATTCGCCGTGGCGCTGACAACAGGCTTCAGACAGCCGAGAAAAGGAGGGCCGAGGAATTGGCTAAACGAAAAGCTGCTGCAGAAACCTATGAAAGAAAAAG gaaaaaatgtaAGGCAAGAAAGTCAGAACTTGACATAGACTTCAGGAATAAAGTCGATCTTAACATCAGATTCAAACAAGCCGACGCTGAAAGGAACCGCAATAACCTAAGCCGCCGCACAACAACAGCGACCAGGCCTGTTACATCCATCCAGTCTTCATCCTGCGAATCTGTGAACATTGAAGGTGATCCATGCGCATTTATTGATGACGACAACGATCCAGACGCATGGAGAGTCGACGATGTCGACATCTTCTCCTACTAA